AAATTACAGGAGTGCGAGAAAAAAAGCTGGGCGAGATAGAGGAAAAAGATTTTGAAGGGCATGAAAAATATCAGAGCAATGAGGAAATGCTGGAGCATTACAAGAAATACTATGAGGAAAAGGTTGATATGAACACAGAAGTTAAAATAATTGATTTTAAACTCCTGCGCGATAGTCAATAAGTAACAGAAGTGCCATGGGAGATGAGACAAGAAAAAAGGAGCCCCATCGAGCAGGGCTCCACGGGGCGAAGCTGAGATTACAACTAGGCAACTAGAAGATCATTCACGACCTTGTCATAGAAAGACCGTGCCAGCTTCTGATCGTGAGCTATGGAGGAGTAATTGACTCCCGAGGCGTGAACTGAGACGAAAATCGTCCCACGATACTCCCTCATACCGACATAATGCTGGGAGTCAGGGGGCGCAACGATTTGAAATCCGTCGTTCGTCAACAGGGGTCGAGTGATTGCCTCGAGAATTTCGTCGTCCCACGGCTCGATCATAGACAGCGCAGACTCGTAAATGAAACGAACGATTTTCTTCACGCGACACCTCCTTTTAAAAGATTGGTTGAATCGATTAGAGATGCTCAGTTCTCGAAGCGTCGAACGAGTCCCTGGAGTTCCCCAGACGCCATGTGTACGAGCATCACAGCGCGAGACTTTTCATAACCCTGACTCATCAAGTCTTGAGCTGTCTGCATATGTGCTTTGGCGTCATGTGGCTTCCAGCCGGCATCCTGTAACATCAGGACCACGAGTTGGAACTCGTCCTCGTCGACTCGCAAGCTCGACACATCCCACTCCAATCTGATTTCTTTCGCCATTGTTCACCCCCTGTCAGGTTTGATTTTACGGAATTTTAGTCTAGCGAAATGATAGCATATCTTGTATCAAAAGTCAAATTTTTGTACTGGAAGGGTACATTCAACTTTGAAGCGCAACATTTCTTGCAAAGGCGACGCCTTTGCAAGTCAAAAATATAAAAAGTGTCATGGGGCGCAGGGATGTACGAAAATGAAAAGTACCCACGCATGGCGGGTACTACGGATTTTGGTGGCTTCCGAGACGGTTTAGTCGAAGAGGTAATCGAGTTCCGGGTGCGGTTCTCGAATACCGTTCATAACCATCTCAGTTTTGCCACACGAGAGACACCGCCAGAGGGCTTCGCTGTGCTCCCATGGAAATTGGTCACCGGGTGGATACTTCATCGAGCTCTCCAGCTCTTGGCATCCACCACAGTGATGGCAATCCATGTGGTTTGCACCTTCATGTGGACGCGGCATGGTCACCTCCTGTTAAGTTGTTAAGTTGGACTACTGCCTAAAGTATAGCATGAAAGTATACGATTTGTCAAGTTTTTGCCCGCATGACATTTTCTATAAACCGACCGATTTGATAAGTTCGAAAATGGAAAAAC
The genomic region above belongs to Candidatus Niyogibacteria bacterium and contains:
- a CDS encoding ASCH domain-containing protein — protein: MKTLKFRHNLVQKVLDGSKTVTWRLFDDKNIQVGDQIELIDWESGGKFAEAKITGVREKKLGEIEEKDFEGHEKYQSNEEMLEHYKKYYEEKVDMNTEVKIIDFKLLRDSQ